GTCAGCCGGGCGTTGGGGGAGAGGCGGAACTGCCGGCCGAGCTTGAGCAGTTCCACGTCGGTGACGGTAGCCCCCGGCTGGTGCACGAAGAGGTCCCGCAGGCGTCCCGAGAAGGACTTTTCGGTGAGCAGGCAGCCGCCGCCGGAGGGGGGGTAGTCGGTCAGCCCCCAGGCTTCGGCAAACTCTGCCTGGCGGCGGCGGGAGCGGCCCTGGATGTCGAGCAGACGGCTGCGGTCGACCAGCCCCTCTTTCTCCATCGGCGTCTCCGGCAGGAGCCGGGCGCTCATGGGGCGCAGGATGCGTCCGGCCATCCCGGAATGCTTGGCCACCGCCTGCAGGGCGCTCAGGTTCTGGCTCATGGGCCGCTGACCCAGCACCTCGCCGGAGAAGAGAAAATCGAACCCCTGCTCCGCCAGGATCTCGCCGGCGAGGCGGAACATCATGGCGTGGCAGTCGATGCAGGGGTTCATGTTCTTGCCGTAGCCGTAAACCGGATTTTTCACCATCTCCAGGTGAACCTCGCCGATCGGCTTGACGATCAGGGGAATGTCCATCTTCCGTGCCGCTTTTTCGGCCTTGGCGGAACCGAAAAAGGGGGTGACGAAAGCGATGCAGGTCACTTCCACTCCCTGCCGTTTCAGCGCCAGCGCCGCCAGGCTGCTGTCGAGGCCGCCGGAGAGAAGTCCCAGTGCTTTGCTCATGATGTGCCTCCGAAAAACTTTACCGTTTAGCTGTTCAAGGGGTTAGAAAATAACACAAAAAAGCCCGCCGGCTCAAGTTGAAACAAAAGACGGCGTGACGGGTTGCTCCGCCGGGGCGAGAAATGCTATAGTGGCGAAAAATCCTCGATCCCTTCGCTGTTTACAGCCGTGGAGGCCCCTTGAAAGACAATTTCGGTCGCACCATCGATTACCTGCGCCTCTCGGTGACGGATCGGTGCAATCTGCGCTGCCGGTACTGCATGCCCGAGGAAGGGGTACCCTCCATCCCTCACGATGCAATCCTTTCCTACGAGGAGTTGCTGCGCATTGCCGCCGCCGCTGTTCGTCTCGGGGTTCGGAAAATCAGGGTCACCGGCGGTGAGCCGCTGGTGCGCCGGGGGATCGTCGACTTCGTGCGGCAGCTGGCCGCTCTGCCGGGGGCTCCCGAAGTCGTTTTGACCACCAACGGGCTGCGTCTGGCCGAACTGGCCGAAGAGCTCAAGGCGGCGGGGCTATCACGGGTCAATGTCAGTCTCGATACGCTCCGGGAAGAGCGTTTTGCGGGCATCACCCGGCGGGAAGGGCTGGCCCGCGTGCTGGACGGCCTGCAGGCGGCCGAGCGAGTCGGTCTTGGCC
Above is a window of Desulfuromonadales bacterium DNA encoding:
- a CDS encoding thiamine biosynthesis protein, with amino-acid sequence MSKALGLLSGGLDSSLAALALKRQGVEVTCIAFVTPFFGSAKAEKAARKMDIPLIVKPIGEVHLEMVKNPVYGYGKNMNPCIDCHAMMFRLAGEILAEQGFDFLFSGEVLGQRPMSQNLSALQAVAKHSGMAGRILRPMSARLLPETPMEKEGLVDRSRLLDIQGRSRRRQAEFAEAWGLTDYPPSGGGCLLTEKSFSGRLRDLFVHQPGATVTDVELLKLGRQFRLSPNARLTLGRDQESNEKIKGIARPTDILLRATSFTGPLGLVSGRPEATDLELAAAIVAAYGKGQNEPQVEILLLQGDEQL